The following coding sequences are from one Ornithodoros turicata isolate Travis chromosome 1, ASM3712646v1, whole genome shotgun sequence window:
- the LOC135377317 gene encoding N-acetyl-D-glucosamine kinase-like, whose protein sequence is MKIFGGVEGGATISRAVLLNGNGKILSWSNGGPMNYLLIGRDECMKKIHDLVEDAKKCAGLSSDTELQCLSMCLSGCEQESANRVFEQVFREKYPALASNVHVQSDVVGSLKTVTPNGGVVLISGTGSNCLLVNPNNTVRRCGGWGHVLGDEGSGFSVAVRAIKMVLNEDEGFSPPEFSAKKIRSLVLEHFKVEDMFGLLPYVYSNFDKPLIASLCTKVAQAAVEGDPLCKQIFWLAGKELADHVVAVAPSVSESLLKDEGGLCIVCVGSVFRSWQLLRAGFMERVCPYIKNFTLLAPTVSSAIGAAYEGACHVDYRLPINFQENARVLERYCA, encoded by the exons ATGAAAATATTCGGCGGTGTCGAGGG TGGTGCAACCATATCCCGAGCTGTGCTTCTgaatggaaatggaaaaatcctGTCTTGGTCAAATGGAGGACCCATGAACTACCTG CTCATTGGCAGAGACGAGTGTATGAAGAAGATACACGATCTCGTCGAAGATGCAAAGAAATGCGCCGGTCTGAGTTCGGACACTGAGCTGCAGTGTTTG AGCATGTGCCTCAGCGGATGCGAGCAGGAGTCCGCCAACCGCGTGTTCGAGCAAGTGTTCCGGGAAAAGTATCCAGCACTGGCAAGTAACGTGCACGTGCAGAGCGACGTCGTCGGATCGCTGAAGACGGTGACACCCAACG GTGGTGTCGTTCTAATTTCTGGAACCGGATCTAACTGCCTTTTGGTGAATCCGAACAACACTGTGAGACGGTGCGGTGGCTGGGGACACGTCTTGGGTGACGAAGGCTCGG GATTCTCCGTGGCAGTGCGAGCGATCAAAATGGTGCTCAACGAGGACGAAGGTTTCTCTCCGCCAGAATTCAGCGCCAAAAAGATCCGGAGCCTCGTCCTCGAGCACTTTAAG GTCGAGGACATGTTTGGTTTGCTGCCCTACGTGTACAGTAACTTCGACAAGCCACTCATTGCTAGCCTCTGCACCAAGGTTGCTCAAG CTGCTGTTGAAGGTGACCCATTGTGCAAGCAGattttctggctggctggcaaAGAGCTCGCGGATCATGTGGTGGCTGTGGCGCCCTCTGTGAGCGAG AGCTTATTAAAGGACGAAGGAGGTCTTTGCATTGTCTGTGTGGGATCAGTCTTCAGGAGCTGGCAACTGCTCCGCGCAG GGTTCATGGAACGAGTATGTCCGTACATCAAGAATTTCACCCTGCTTGCTCCGACTGTGTCGTCTGCCATCGGTGCCGCCTATGAAGGAGCCTGCCATGTCGACTACCGACTACCTATAAACTTTCAGGAAAATGCTCGGGTGCTCGAACGATACTGTGCATAA